A DNA window from Actinokineospora baliensis contains the following coding sequences:
- the gcvP gene encoding aminomethyl-transferring glycine dehydrogenase, producing the protein MTTDRIPLAALEHGTPFADRHVGPRPAELSRILDVVGVGSLEELAEHAVPESIREGDLAIDLPAPATEVQALAELRELAASNRTLTQMIGLGYYGTHTPPVIRRNVLESPAWYTAYTPYQPEISQGRLEALLNFQTMVADLAGLPTANASMLDESTAAAEAMTLLRRAGRSKSNRFVVDADTFPQTIAVIETRAEPLGIEVVVHDLAEGLPVDDFFGVLLSYPGASGSVRDFAELIRTAHGRDAKVAVTADLLALTLLQAPGEIGADVVVGTTQRFGVPMGFGGPHAGYMAVGKGLERQLPGRLVGVSTDADGQPAYRLALQTREQHIRREKATSNICTAQVLLAVVASMYGVYHGPDGLRAIATRTHRLAAVLAEGLRRGGVEVVETAFFDTVSARVPGRAAEIVSAARGLGVNLRLADADTVGIAADETTTRAHLDLVWKAFGVSADVDALDADTPDALPADLVRTSEFMTHLVFSTHRSETALLRYLRALSDKDVALDRSMIPLGSCTMKLNATAEMEPITWPAFADLHPFAPVEDAKGILTIISDLEDWLAKLTGYDAVSLQPNAGSQGEFAGLLAIRAYHRSQGHGERDICLIPSSAHGTNAASAVMAGMRVVVVACDDNGNIDLGDLRKKVAEHSADLAAIMITYPSTHGVYEDTVREVCGLVHDAGGQVYVDGANLNALIGLARYGKFGSDVSHLNLHKTFCIPHGGGGPGVGPIGVRAHLAPFLPNHPLQPTAGPATGVGPISAAPWGSASILPISWAYVRMMGADGLRRATLTAVASANYIARRLDEHFPVLYTGAGGFVAHECILDLRPMTKATGITVDDVAKRLADYGLHAPTMSFPVAGTLMVEPTESEDLAEIDRFCAAMIAIKHEVDRVAAGEWPLADNPLSNAPHTAASITGEWDHPYSREVAVFPAGHGAPKIWPPVRRIDGAKGDRNLVCSCPPLDAYSS; encoded by the coding sequence TTGACGACCGACCGGATCCCGCTCGCCGCGCTCGAGCACGGCACCCCGTTCGCCGACCGCCACGTCGGTCCCCGCCCCGCCGAGCTGTCCAGGATCCTCGACGTCGTCGGCGTGGGGTCGCTGGAGGAGCTCGCCGAGCACGCCGTGCCGGAGTCCATCCGCGAGGGCGACCTGGCCATTGACCTGCCCGCACCGGCCACCGAGGTGCAGGCGCTGGCCGAGCTGCGCGAGCTGGCCGCGAGCAACCGGACGCTGACCCAGATGATCGGCCTGGGCTACTACGGCACGCACACCCCGCCGGTGATCCGGCGCAACGTGCTGGAGAGCCCCGCCTGGTACACCGCCTACACCCCGTACCAGCCGGAGATCAGCCAGGGCCGCCTGGAGGCGCTGCTCAACTTCCAGACCATGGTCGCCGACCTGGCGGGCCTGCCCACCGCCAACGCCTCCATGCTCGACGAGTCCACCGCGGCCGCCGAGGCGATGACGCTGCTGCGCCGCGCGGGCCGCTCCAAGTCCAACCGGTTCGTCGTCGACGCCGACACCTTCCCGCAGACCATCGCGGTGATCGAGACCCGCGCCGAGCCGCTGGGCATCGAGGTCGTCGTGCACGACCTGGCCGAGGGCCTGCCGGTCGACGACTTCTTCGGCGTCCTGCTGTCCTACCCGGGCGCCTCCGGCTCGGTGCGCGACTTCGCCGAGCTCATCCGCACCGCGCACGGCCGCGACGCCAAGGTCGCCGTCACCGCCGACCTGCTCGCGCTGACCCTGCTGCAGGCGCCCGGCGAGATCGGTGCCGACGTCGTCGTGGGCACCACGCAGCGGTTCGGCGTGCCGATGGGCTTCGGCGGGCCGCACGCGGGCTACATGGCCGTCGGCAAGGGCCTCGAGCGCCAGCTGCCCGGCCGCCTGGTCGGGGTCAGCACCGACGCCGACGGGCAGCCCGCCTACCGGCTCGCGCTGCAGACCCGCGAGCAGCACATCCGCCGCGAGAAGGCGACCTCCAACATCTGCACCGCCCAGGTGCTGCTGGCCGTGGTCGCCTCGATGTACGGGGTCTACCACGGCCCCGACGGCCTGCGCGCCATCGCGACCCGCACCCACCGGCTGGCCGCGGTGCTGGCCGAGGGCCTGCGCCGCGGCGGCGTCGAGGTCGTCGAGACGGCGTTCTTCGACACCGTGTCCGCCCGCGTGCCCGGCCGCGCCGCCGAGATCGTCTCCGCCGCCAGGGGCCTGGGGGTCAACCTGCGCCTGGCCGACGCCGACACCGTCGGCATCGCCGCCGACGAGACCACCACCCGCGCGCACCTGGACCTGGTGTGGAAGGCGTTCGGGGTCAGCGCCGACGTCGACGCGCTCGACGCCGACACCCCGGACGCGCTGCCCGCCGACCTGGTCCGCACCAGCGAGTTCATGACCCACCTGGTGTTCTCCACGCACCGCTCCGAGACCGCGCTGCTGCGCTACCTGCGCGCCCTGTCGGACAAGGACGTCGCGCTCGACCGCAGCATGATCCCGCTGGGCTCGTGCACGATGAAGCTCAACGCGACCGCGGAGATGGAGCCGATCACCTGGCCCGCCTTCGCCGACCTGCACCCGTTCGCGCCGGTCGAGGACGCCAAGGGCATCCTGACCATCATCTCCGACCTGGAGGACTGGCTGGCGAAGCTGACCGGCTACGACGCGGTCAGCCTCCAGCCCAACGCGGGCAGCCAGGGCGAGTTCGCCGGTCTGCTGGCGATCCGCGCCTACCACCGGTCCCAGGGCCACGGTGAGCGCGACATCTGCCTGATCCCGTCCAGCGCGCACGGCACCAACGCCGCCAGCGCCGTCATGGCCGGTATGCGCGTGGTCGTCGTCGCCTGCGACGACAACGGCAACATCGACCTGGGTGACCTGCGCAAGAAGGTCGCCGAGCACAGCGCCGACCTCGCCGCGATCATGATCACCTACCCGTCCACGCACGGCGTGTACGAGGACACCGTGCGCGAGGTCTGCGGCCTGGTGCACGACGCGGGCGGTCAGGTCTACGTCGACGGCGCGAACCTCAACGCGCTCATCGGCCTGGCCCGCTACGGCAAGTTCGGCTCGGACGTCTCGCACCTCAACCTGCACAAGACGTTCTGCATCCCGCACGGCGGCGGCGGCCCCGGTGTCGGCCCGATCGGCGTGCGCGCGCACCTGGCGCCGTTCCTGCCCAACCACCCGCTGCAGCCCACCGCGGGCCCCGCGACCGGTGTCGGCCCGATCAGCGCCGCGCCGTGGGGCAGCGCGTCGATCCTGCCGATCTCGTGGGCGTACGTGCGGATGATGGGCGCCGACGGCCTGCGCCGGGCGACGCTGACCGCGGTCGCCTCGGCCAACTACATCGCCCGCCGCCTCGACGAGCACTTCCCGGTCCTCTACACCGGCGCGGGCGGCTTCGTCGCCCACGAGTGCATCCTGGACCTGCGGCCGATGACCAAGGCCACCGGCATCACCGTCGACGACGTGGCCAAGCGCCTCGCCGACTACGGCCTGCACGCCCCGACGATGTCCTTCCCGGTCGCGGGCACGCTCATGGTCGAGCCGACCGAGAGCGAGGACCTCGCCGAGATCGACCGGTTCTGCGCCGCGATGATCGCCATCAAGCACGAGGTCGACCGGGTCGCCGCGGGCGAGTGGCCGCTGGCGGACAACCCGCTGTCCAACGCCCCGCACACCGCGGCGTCGATCACCGGTGAGTGGGACCACCCGTACAGCCGGGAGGTCGCGGTGTTCCCGGCCGGGCACGGCGCGCCCAAGATCTGGCCGCCGGTGCGCCGCATCGACGGCGCCAAGGGCGACCGGAACCTGGTCTGCTCCTGCCCGCCGCTGGACGCCTACAGCAGCTGA